The nucleotide sequence AGGTTTATTTGGGTACTGTTCATCAAATTGcatcaccaatttgaaggttccatcttcaaatggAGTATCAGCTGGTCCTATGATGACAGCATTCCATGTCATGACGTTATCAGGTAAAGGAGATGCTGACACACCACTTGGAGCATCTTGTTGCATACGCTATAAAGGAATAATGTTAGTACACCTTCTGAGACACGGGACATGTGTTTTTACATACCTTGAAATCACGCATGAGTCTTCTTTTCGCTGGAGTCGACATTACTAATGTGTCTTATCTGTGAATGAACAATATGAGTCTTCTTATATGAACAGGGAAATTAACCAGAATTAATATGAGTAAAATGGTATATGTATGTAGAACAGAATGTGATACTCAAAAGCTGGTTTGGGTACTTTGGAGTTTATTGTCTAGTATCAAAAATAAGAGATTTCGGTTATGTGACGATCGAAATTTCTATGGaatatttttgaagatcGCGAAATCCCCCAGACGTAAGAATAGAGGCGTGGTACTACCAGAGACTCTAAATGGTATATGTATATGCAATAACCAACATATAGATCAGAAAACAAACCTAGAAACATAAAAACAAGTAAGGGTAATCAAGTCAAAACAGATCCGATAAACCAGTGGTAGTCGCTTTGGAAGCTGGAACAAATAGATCAACTCTACGGAAAAAGACTTTCTAAGCCTTGACGCTGCCATATACgttattgatcaacttgtcaatttcatcaagaactggAGCAGATGACTTACCAACAGATGATAAGAATTCGTCAAATGCATCCTCGATCTTTTCGATCTTGCTTGAAACTTTCGAGTCAAGATTAACTTTAGATTCAACAGTAACAGCTTCTTCAGCCCAGAAATCAGTAATGTTGTGACCTGCACCATTAAATGCCAAAATGTTTGGGGTATCTTCTGGGATATCAGTCAACAAGTCTTGGGAACCGTAGGcaatcaagttcttctttaatTGATCTGGGGTAACAGAGTCGCCAGCAGTGAAGAATTCAGAGTCAGCGGAAGGTTGCAAAGAAATAAAGTAAGACAACAATCCACAAATGTGAGGAGAAGCCATAGAGGTACCTGACAAAGTAGCAGTGGCGGTGGTAGATCCAATGTAGGTGGACAAGATGTTCAAACCTGGAGCAAAGATATCAACACACTTTCCGTAATTGGAGAAGTAAGCTCTTGCATCAGAAATGGTAGAAGCACCAACGGTGATGGCATTTTCAGCAGCTGCTGGAGATGTGTTACAAGCATCTTGGTTTTCGTTACCAGCAGCAACGGCAAAGTTCAAACCAAGCTTAACAGCAGCGTTCACAGCCAAATCTAAAGCAGTTGACTTACCACCACCCAAAGACATGTTAGCAGCAGAACCTTTGAACCCCTTTTTACCAGCCTTGGCTTCATCTTGGTGAGATTTAGCAGCAAATTCAACACCCTTGACGACGTCAGACATGGAACCAGAACCGTTGGATCTCAACACCTTCACAGCAACAATCTTAGCTTGCTTAGCAATACCGTAGGCAGCAGAACCAATAGTACCGGCACAGTGAGTACCGTGTCCGttaccatcaacatcacTGTCACCGTATGGGATAGTAGAACCCCAGACAGCTCTACCGCCAAATTCTTCGTGGTCAACGTTAACACCAGTGTCAATAACGTATGCAGTAACACCTTCTCCGCCTTCGGTATCATAAAGGTAT is from Yamadazyma tenuis chromosome 6, complete sequence and encodes:
- the SUB8_1 gene encoding serine protease (MEROPS:MER0000356; EggNog:ENOG503NUCW; COG:O) translates to MLLTKSVALSILTSLGVQALVIPQAHDVIDVFGDNTNSLKESVAQVTESIKETSKEVLNKLKIELKELKDAAPITFVDKERDIIPHKYIVVFNDGTNEDEAGFHKEWVALQHVNSLAAIKENPEHTFFDATKDFTTAGGIVDSFNVGNLLHGYAGYFLDDTIELIRRHPAVKFVEKDSMVYANEFDTQKGAPWGLARVSHRQPLSLNSFNQYLYDTEGGEGVTAYVIDTGVNVDHEEFGGRAVWGSTIPYGDSDVDGNGHGTHCAGTIGSAAYGIAKQAKIVAVKVLRSNGSGSMSDVVKGVEFAAKSHQDEAKAGKKGFKGSAANMSLGGGKSTALDLAVNAAVKLGLNFAVAAGNENQDACNTSPAAAENAITVGASTISDARAYFSNYGKCVDIFAPGLNILSTYIGSTTATATLSGTSMASPHICGLLSYFISLQPSADSEFFTAGDSVTPDQLKKNLIAYGSQDLLTDIPEDTPNILAFNGAGHNITDFWAEEAVTVESKVNLDSKVSSKIEKIEDAFDEFLSSVGKSSAPVLDEIDKLINNVYGSVKA